A single window of Aspergillus puulaauensis MK2 DNA, chromosome 5, nearly complete sequence DNA harbors:
- a CDS encoding uncharacterized protein (COG:L;~EggNog:ENOG410PV6B;~InterPro:IPR027417,IPR014001), translating into MQRCQQLGIRCVSWESRRPPDEAAIVLVTPESSEDPDFHTFLNRQRWMRRLDRIVVDECHIILNSQKDFRPAMARLGRLVSARTQMVFLTATLPPSMERIFVQRIQHPASAVGMYRARTSRGNVAYRVWRPILPRQTPREPHQWLVTPGVVQYIQGRIQQARGGRVIVYGQTKSQVQAISREFGCEAYHSEAVDRAGVMQRFQDGLHRVIAATSALGMGTWMGRWMDTRGSGAGIRVRMNWHVTGVIPIGRCRRSPLVWPAVRQGQGQGQGSAVSGGHQSQGSKVPGREIQRFIPHYASSSSDTGENPDHPRAMSIDSGESITSQVPRARVIPASAGYTPQERQYEQAAVQQQAQAMQAGIDEEFIEQEARQWLDQCYICTVRGRDGDHQLEQCTHAESHAAQEWLGQVQRRVDYVPFRCCYQCGMPQAICHGWQHGEACTWRGALLPMIAGMVYGPFRRMVQPAWEQWLQPRQLEGRVIYAGKIFQQEIVAGPVPAGDYRSVAAFFGQGTVDRQGVEVQAVFCWLRRVCHDIEAGLI; encoded by the exons ATGCAGCGGTGCCAGCAGCTCGGGATCCGGTGTGTATCATGGGAGAGCCGACGACCCCCGGATGAAGCTGCCATTGTGTTGGTGACGCCCGAATCCAGCGAGGACCCGGATTTCCACACGTTTTTGAACCGGCAGCGgtggatgcggcggttgGACCGGATCGTGGTGGACGAGTGCCATATTATATTGAATTCGCAGAAGGATTTCCGGCCGGCCATGGCCCGATTAGGGCGGTTGGTCAGTGCGCGCACGCAGATGGTATTTTTAACGGCCACACTGCCCCCCAGTATGGAACGAATATTTGTCCAGCGGATCCAGCATCCCGCCAGCGCGGTGGGTATGTACCGGGCCCGGACCAGCCGGGGGAACGTGGCATACCGGGTATGGCGGCCCATTTTACCGCGCCAGACCCCGCGGGAACCCCATCAGTGGTTGGTGACGCCCGGGGTGGTGCAGTACATCCAGGGTCGGATCCAGCAAGCGCGGGGGGGCCGGGTGATCGTGTACGGGCAGACCAAGAGCCAGGTGCAGGCCATCAGCCGGGAATTCGGGTGTGAGGCATACCACAGTGAGGCAGTGGACCGGGCTGGGGTGATGCAGCGGTTCCAGGACGGGCTGCACCGGGTGATTGCGGCCACCAGTGCGTTAGGGATGGGTACCTGGATGGGACGGTGGATGGATACACGCGGGAGCGGTGCCGGGATCAGGGTCCGGATGAATTGGCATGTGACGGGTGTGATCCCGATTGGGAGGTGCAGGAGGAGCCCGTTAGTATGGCCAGCAGTCcgccagggtcagggtcagggtcagggttcAGCCGTTTCGGGAGGGCACCAGAGTCAGGGTTCGAAGGTTCCGGGCAGGGAGATCCAGA GGTTTATCCCGCATTATGCATCATCCAGTTCCGATACAGGGGAGAACCCGGATCACCCGCGGGCCATGTCCATTGACAGCGGCGAGTCCATTACATCCCAGGTGCCCCGAGCCCGGGTTAttcccgccagcgccgggTATACCCCCCAAGAGCGGCAGTATGAGCAGGCGGCCGTCCAacagcaggcgcaggccatgcaggctgggattgaTGAGGAATTCATTGAGCAGGAGGCCCGGCAATGGCTGGACCAGTGTTATATTTGCACGGTTCGGGGGCGGGATGGGGACCATCAATTAGAGCAATGCACGCATGCAGAGAGCCATGCAGCGCAGGAATGGTTGGGGCAGGTGCAGCGGCGGGTGGATTATGTGCCGTTTCGGTGTTGTTATCAATGCGGGATGCCGCAGGCGATATGCCATGGGTGGCAGCATGGGGAGGCATGTACATGGCGCGGGGCGTTGCTCCCGATGATTGCCGGGATGGTGTACGGGCCATTCCGCCGTATGGTCCAGCCCGCATGGGAGCAGTGGTTACAGCCGCGGCAGTTGGAGGGCCGGGTGATATACGCCGGGAAGAtattccagcaggagattgTGGCCGGGCCCGTTCCGGCCGGGGATTATCGATCGGTGGCGGCATTTTTTGGGCAGGGTACTGTTGATAGACAGGGAGTTGAGGTCCAGGCAGTATTTTGTTGGTTACGACGGGTATGtcatgatatcgaagccggGTTAATATGA